DNA from Triplophysa dalaica isolate WHDGS20190420 chromosome 21, ASM1584641v1, whole genome shotgun sequence:
TAAACTGCACCAGATCTATGATATGTGATCTATTGATCTGTGATCTAATGATCTATGATCTATTATAACTTAAAATATCAAGCTAGACTATTGAGGAGACAAACTTTAGCTGTTTAGATTCAGCTTTAATGAATAACATTGAACATTATTGATGGTAACCATTATTACGTGTAAACAGGACAACCGGTAACCCATGGGGTCATCAGTCAAGTAGATCACTGAACATTTAACATCCAATTACAGCAAGTAACAAATAAGAGAATCAATCTGAGGGCACAGACTGATTGTCATGATGTGCCTCATAATTCATCATTAGCTATCTGCAGGGCATGGTCACAGAGATCTGTTGGaagaataaaaatgcattacatACGCATAAAGTTTTGTGATACAGTTGATGTGCTTTAAAAGACATCACGAATCAGGTGATGTAATAATGCTTTGAACAGGAATAAACCAAAGAATTACAAGGCTTTTAATTCATCAAGTCATCTATAAATGGAATTAAAGGTACTTTGGGGAAAGAAATATCTCATGATGAGCTGTATTACCTGTCCTTTCACTACACAGCTTGTCCTTAACATTGTGTGTTTCATGAGCAAAGAATTCAATAAGTTCATCCTCATGTTGCTCAACGATCGATTCACACTGTAAGAAATCATCAATTACTATTCACACAAATGACACATTAGGAAATGACTGTGTTAATAACAATCCTAAGTAGTGTAATATTCATGAATTTGCCTGAAGTATTACAAAACTGATGTAATTATTTCCTAAAATGGACATCAGTGAAGTCAGCCTAAATTTGAACGGCACTTTAGATTTGTTTTGACCTTATCAACTGAACAGCAAACTTACCGCAAACTTTAACCTGGAGCTTACGCTGGAGTCAAAGGCCACATCAGAAAGGTCCATTGCTTTGCCGTCACGGGGTGTATGTCTTACGTATGTCTTTCCATTGGTGGTGGGGTCAACACCTTCACCGTAATCCTTCATCTGCTCACAAACTTCTTCCATCAGTTCAAGCAGATGGCTCTCTGAGCGAGCGAAAGGAGTCTGTGTATATGAAACAACTATGAGTGATACAAGAGTTGATGGCTGCGGTTTccaaacaaaaagacaaaagaaatcACCTCTTTGACTGACTGAGAACCATCAGGATTGATCCGAAATGACCCTGTCTGGATCATTATCTTGGGATCTATCTGTGATATTGCCCATTCCATTTCATCCACTAATGCCCTACATgcttaacaaacacacacacaaacgtaaacacacatacatcagGTTTAGGAATTACAGCTCTGTAGTATGTAGCTCTCCTCTTTTTTAAGGGACCAAAAATAATTGGACAATCAAATCAAAAGCCGTTTTATCGACAGGTATGGTCTTTTCCTTGAATGCTTTCCTCATAAATTAAGCAAAATTTGTCCCGGTCTTctctttattgtttattcattgaCTTCTTTACCTCTTGGAGAGTGTAACTTGCTTGTCTGGACGTTGTGAAGGGGTTTTTCTTTATCATGGAGAGGATAATGCCATCGTCCACAACTGTTTTCTTATATGGACGTCCAGGATATTTTGTTGCTGAGCTCACCAGTGGGTACCAAATTGCTGATTTGGCCACTCTTAATGTTTCTGGTATCTTTCTGATGGATTCACTTGCATGTAGATCTCCCTGAACCACATGATGTAGGTTCACTCACAGTAACAGCTCCCAAATGCAAACAGCACACTTAGAATCAACTACAGAcgtttaacatgtttaatttatgaGGATATGATAAAAGGAAATGCTCATACCTGTCAATGAAACGGCTTTAAATTCGACTGTCCAATAATTTTTGGTCCCTTGAAAAAGGGGGGAACTACATGTCACACTGTACACACAAGATCCCAGTTAAAAGTCATGTCACTGTCGAATTTTAGTTGTCATAATGTACAACAATAAAGACTTCTTAAAACAGACTCATTCAAGAACACTTGTCTGGAGATTCACCTCATAGACTGTCATGTGATCCACGCTGAAGGACTGCTCATCAACACTGACAGAAATTTGATCTTTGTGGTCATAATAACAGCTTTACCTGTTGCCTTAACGTGTCAGACACCAATAACTCTAACCACACGTTATGTTGTTACAGCAAGCACACTATAGGCAGTAGTTAACTAAACTTGACTCACTGAATGTGacattataaatacatactgatttaaatgtttcactttcaCATCCtgaatttaaacaacaaatgtatATTGTAGACCATCTTATTGCTTTTGGCAGAAAGTACACGCCGTTTTATCCGAGAAATGATAAATATTTCACGATAAATATTCTTTAGTGCATTGCGCTATGGCTGATGTCTGACATCGGGCAAGAGGGGGCAGGCTTTGCGAAGGGTCAATTCCTTAACCCTTCAGCCAATTTGATTGTGATTGTTTGAGTGTGCACTTTAAGACAATATTCATTATATAACTATAACTCcaataaatttgagtaaaaagttaaaataacaaaataaaaatgtgcctTTGTCCAAATATGTATGTATCTAACTAGAATACTATGCTCATCAGGTCAGCAGAGAagaaaatatagattttaaCTGCAAAACTATTCATAATTATGCACACCTgaatataaagcattttcacTTCTAGCTTCTGTTTACCCTTACATGTCACTTTTgaatgattacatttaaaatgaatactaTACTATATTATTAAACTAATAATATACTATTAATAGTATACTTAAATAAATGTGGTTTGTAATTAGTAAAATGTGCTCAAAAAAGCCATCAGAATatcaatttaataataatgcacgcactgtatttattaacatttatgtgtgtgtttgtgtaatattcACAATGATCACATACACGTTTGATCATGTACTTCGCCAATCAAAAAcccaaacatttaataaattagtttCAATGGACATTTGTTTAGTTAAAACAGCATAAGGCATTAACATGTTTTAGCCTATGACATCCAACCCGCAAGTATAAATCCTTAAGTAAGAACTTTCGTCAACGAGTTGTGAGAGGTTTGACAAAGTTGAAATACCACCGCATTTGAGGTTTTGTCTGGAGCCTTGAATTAACAATGGGAGCAAAGCCATCAATGCACAAAGAAGAACAATCCGCAAAATGTTGTCCATCACCACctacaaacacaataaaaaacgtcattcaaaataataatacaaaagtttTATCAACGAACGTTATTACAGGCAATATTATTTTCAGCAGCAACTGTAATATAGATCGGAATAACACCCCAAATTCCAGCTAAACAAAAGTTTACAACCTTTACAAcaaccaaaaagaaaagcaaaatcTTACAATCAAACGCATGCATTTTGTCTGGATATGAAAAGATCGCACTATATCACTTTCATGTATGTTGTAACGCGAAAGACGCAAACCTTCGGGTTTAAATCTGCCACACGAGCTGATGACGTCCTCACACACGTGATAAACGGGGCTGACCAGAGATTTGCCTGAATCATACGAAACATCCACATCCACGTGCTGTAATAAGGAATGAatgatcaaatacatttattttgaattaattaTGCCTAAAATACCATTTAAATGGGCCCGTTTACATAGATTATTAGTCATCGATAATAATGATTATAAGTCATTGATAACGtcaacataaaaacattatgcaGTAACTCCgccatttcatttttacagtggaaattttgatttaaaaatagataaatgtaTGGTTTGATTATTGCTGCTGTTCGAAAATACTTTTCCTTATCAAATCGATTTtgtatagttattttattttcaattcatATAGGCCTAGCATCTTCTTTTTCCGCTACCTACGGCGACTTTAGCAAAGGCAGCACAGAAGCCAAATTTGAATCGGTATAgaacaattaaaatgtgtttttgaacacAGGGTAAGGTGGTGCGAGCACATGTCAGAGGCCCTGGAGGAGGTTTTTGCGTAGGTTTATGAAGATTctagaataaaataaacagtctGTTGCTGTAGTAACGAACGCAACTTTCACATGCATCTGATAAACCGCGCTTTTTGTTGTTAATGTTGTGGATATTGTTTAAAGAAGGAAAAACGTTACATGTCTATTTCAGATGCTTATTATTTCGCCATAAAGGCAGTCTCGAATGACCGTGGGTTTGCTTCTCACGTAGGCTAATATCTATGGTTTGGCCAATTGACACACAGAGTCAAGCTTTTAAAATTGGTGCAAATTTagcattatttaacattttattggtATGCAGCAATTCCAATGTAATCATACAAAATCTTCAAATATCCAAATATCCTAATATTACATTTGTATAGCATACCaactaaaactatttaaaaaaaaaatgtaccatCTAAAATGCAAATCGTTCCAAACAAACAGTGGAACGAGAATGCAAGCTGCAGTTTCTCCGACCGAATCAGACACGCTGGAGCTCCCTGTTCCTCGctgttcccctgaggttttttttctcgatgggagttttgggttcctcaccaccgtttgcatattgttttgcactatctgcctggccgggggggctgctttagaattcatacttgtattaaatgtgtctcatgtacagctgctttgtaacaatgaaaattgtaaaaagcgctatataaataaagttgagttgagttgagttgagaaagGATTGTGCGCATTCTCCGAGAGCAAGGAGAACAAGCAATTCGCAATGTTTGCACAGCATTAAAGATAAAGATGTAAGTTGATGagctttatattttgtttttaaagaataataaaaaaagcctTGCTGATTAATGGGGGAATCCAAGCAAGATTTCTTTGCATGGTGGTGTAACAATTGTGTATGACTtgaattaatgtaatttattgtatttttacttatttgtgtatttaacatGTACAATGCATAATAAGGACATTGTACCAGAAATAGCTATaagtaatctttttttattgttacatattttataggTTCAATCCAGCTGAAATGGGTTTTTTTGTCGAGTATGCTGCTGTGATGAAGCCTGCTGCCATGGCCCTTAATATCCTCCAAGGGGAATCATCTGCGCATATGGGCCTCCTGCTGCCAACACTTTACCAGTTGCGGGACAAGCTGAAGAGGTTGGAGTCATCTTGTAAAATGTGTACATCTCTTGTTCACACCCTGCAGCAAGGGATCCAGAAACGTTTTGGAGACGTCATGAAAGAGCCTGAGCTGATTGCAGCAGCAATACTCCTAACAAGATTCAGAACATCCTGGACCACAGAGGAGATCATCTTAAATGCtggtaaatatatttgtttttaattcaaatgtgAACCAGTAGACATTGACCTTTATATATCTGTATAATGTTACTGTCATTTAAGATTATAGTGTGTCAGTGACAAACAACAGGGTGACAATATAGTTAGAAACTCAGGTAGCTTTTAATGTCAAACACCAGCAGCTTGACAGCCTATACAGTAGAAGGGTAAGAATAATGTGCAGACctaattattttgaaaaacgaTTTCTCTTGCCATAGGCCTTGATTACATCAGAAATCACCTCGACACCGACTTGGATGATATCACCAGCACAAACAGCAGCCTCTCTGATGAAGACGACTTCTTTGCATCCATGGAGTTGGAAAAATCACAAGTAGGAGAGCTGGAGAGGTACCTTTCATGTATGTCCCCTGCAGGTATGGATCTACTCCACTCCTTTCCTCACATCAAGAAGCTGTCACTCAAACTCAACACAGGTCTTCCTGCATCTGCAGCCTGTGAGAGACTTTTCAGTCATGCAGGACTCCTGTTCACTGCTAAACGATCACAGCTTCACAGCAAGAACCTTGAGAGCCAACTACTGTTGAAGCTTAATAGTGACATCACCGAGTAATTCTTTTGTGAGGTTGTTTGTTTCTGcatgttttgtcacaaacacacacacacactctctctcacacacacactctctctctctctctctctctctctctctctcgcacgcacgcacgcacgcacgcacgcacgcacacacacacacacacacacactctctctcacacacacacatactctatctctctctcacacacacagtttatgAGAGTTTATGGGCTGCCTTGTTCTAGTTCTGTCTGCAAAGCCTGGTAAAaagtataaaggtttggaaatttgtgtttacttgtgtttatttattttttattattttatttattttattttttaagtacttGAATAACCtggattattttaatttaagctattttgtaattcatttatttattttattttaatttattttattgatttgatgaACTATAATTtgcttaaacattattattttgtatttttgtctgtctgattgaatgcttgttaaaaaataaatcagacgttactcaacagttactcagtacttgagtagtttttttaaccaagcacttttttactcttactcaagtaattatttggatgactactttttaattttacttgAGTCATattattctgaagtaacagtacttttacttgagtacaatttttggctactctacccacctctgaACATAACTatataacaaatgtaaagtgttaACTTTATAGGCTACAAATAAAATTAGGCTACAACAGGCCTATGCAAAACAGCAGCATACAGTTGTATCAAGGACAGACTGGCATTGAGAAAAAACTATGCTGTCAATGTGAACACCCAAATGCTTTTCGTTTGCGAGTCTTAATCATCTTGTTTTCAGACCAGAAATCTATAAAGCGATCTCCATGCCTCAACTGTTGCGTAGGCCTATATGTGCACCATGGGAGGAACGGGAGAATGTCatacagacacacgcacataaaaacattatttaattggTTAATTGGAGTTTTCGTGcgaaaataattgtattttcttctgttataTAGGTATATTCTTTGttgtgtgcaataaaaaaaagtaaaagaaaaattAGACGTCGGTTCTTAAAGGAGCCGGCTCAGACCCATGACTACCGACCGGCATGAGGCACACCGTTCGCACAGCCCTTGCGACGGCACTGTTTACAAATATAATCAATAGATGTAAATACACTTACATGGACCGCGTATTGGCTGCTTTGGTCAGCTTTGTAAACATGTAAACAGATGCAAGTAAACGGGGGAGCGGCACTTTATCTGAATTCAATTTTGTTTGATTAACGCCCGTCCCTACCTATTCAGAATTGATCTTCAATTAACCCACCCTCTAAAAGCCATCCTTGAAGCCTCTCTCAACTCTATCTTTCAAGCTGTCTCACCCAGGACCCAACTTTCTTACCTTACAGCATGGAGGAATTTCCAAGCTTTTCACAGCACATTCAACCCCCCTTTcttaaatctctctctcctctccatcatgtcatttatttttttcctcaacacaacaaaaaatttCCAAGCCAAATACACAGTTATCCCAGAGTATTTAATCCCTAGTGTTTCCTTTGTTTGGTGTCGGTCTTTGTTTCAGGCTTTGTTTATGTGCCTCCTATGTtaaaaaaagtagtttcaactcaattatgctccttcctccaaaggaatgacattaatgatgaattccagtctggatttcgagcatgtcactgtacagagactgctttgatcagagttacaaatgatcttattttagcgtctgaccgtggctgtatttcgttattggtgctgctagacctcagtgctgcatttgacaccattgaccatagcattcttctacatagactcgaaaattacgtcggcattaacggaat
Protein-coding regions in this window:
- the cnpy2 gene encoding protein canopy homolog 2 isoform X2 — translated: MHAFDCGDGQHFADCSSLCIDGFAPIVNSRLQTKPQMRWALVDEMEWAISQIDPKIMIQTGSFRINPDGSQSVKETPFARSESHLLELMEEVCEQMKDYGEGVDPTTNGKTYVRHTPRDGKAMDLSDVAFDSSVSSRLKFACESIVEQHEDELIEFFAHETHNVKDKLCSERTDLCDHALQIANDEL
- the LOC130410715 gene encoding uncharacterized protein LOC130410715, coding for MFNPAEMGFFVEYAAVMKPAAMALNILQGESSAHMGLLLPTLYQLRDKLKRLESSCKMCTSLVHTLQQGIQKRFGDVMKEPELIAAAILLTRFRTSWTTEEIILNAGLDYIRNHLDTDLDDITSTNSSLSDEDDFFASMELEKSQVGELERYLSCMSPAGMDLLHSFPHIKKLSLKLNTGLPASAACERLFSHAGLLFTAKRSQLHSKNLESQLLLKLNSDITE
- the cnpy2 gene encoding protein canopy homolog 2 isoform X3 produces the protein MDNILRIVLLCALMALLPLLIQGSRQNLKCGACRALVDEMEWAISQIDPKIMIQTGSFRINPDGSQSVKETPFARSESHLLELMEEVCEQMKDYGEGVDPTTNGKTYVRHTPRDGKAMDLSDVAFDSSVSSRLKFACESIVEQHEDELIEFFAHETHNVKDKLCSERTDLCDHALQIANDEL
- the cnpy2 gene encoding protein canopy homolog 2 isoform X1, producing the protein MRLIVVMDNILRIVLLCALMALLPLLIQGSRQNLKCGACRALVDEMEWAISQIDPKIMIQTGSFRINPDGSQSVKETPFARSESHLLELMEEVCEQMKDYGEGVDPTTNGKTYVRHTPRDGKAMDLSDVAFDSSVSSRLKFACESIVEQHEDELIEFFAHETHNVKDKLCSERTDLCDHALQIANDEL